The Haloplasma contractile SSD-17B sequence TAAACTCTTCCTTACTTTGATAAATACCCTTTCTATCCGTTAGAAGAATAATATGGTATCCCATTTCAAATGCAATCTTTAGTGCCTCTCTACTCGACCCCGTGCGGTTTGTATTTATAAATAAAATTGCTTTCTTTTCCTGAATATTCAGCATGATAACCCCCCCTATATCATATCTACTATAGTATATTTAAAATTCATTAAATTAGTTAATAATTATTTGTGACTGTTTAACTAGGTCATTCATACTATATATTAGTGACAAATGATTGAGGTGATTTATCATGTTTATGTTTATGAATTCAAATAAACAAAATGAACCAGAGAAGCAGGAAGAAAGAAACGATGAACGCAATACGGTGAAACAAAAAGAACGCCCACTTAACCAATTGGTCTACTCTCTTGTTAAAGAACAAGAATCACTGACAAGATTACTAGAAACAGAAGTAGGCAAAAACTTTCATTGTTTAAGATACCATGATAACTTCAATGAACTACTAGCTATAAGTGAGAAAATTGAAGAAACGATGAAATTGATTATTAAAAAAGAGGAGATTATCAATAAAATTCTAAAAACTATTGCTATATTAAATGCACAGACCTATGATGAGAAATAAGTATAATGGGTTTTTCCTATGATTGCTGATGATTGCTAATATCATCAGCATTTTTGCTTGACTTCTTAACAGGCGACTACAACCAAAAAAACTCTAGACAATGATCTAGAATTTTTTTATCTCTTTATTCAGGCTAAACGAGCCATTCAGATTAACTATTTTTTTCATCTTCCTTATCCACTATAAACTCAATTTCCCTAATCGCACTCTTTGCATTCTCTATTGTTTCTACTTCGTGTTCACCTGTCGCTAAAACATACGCATATCGATGTCCCATTGACCTTGGTAGCATAATGGTATTTCCCTTTCTTGGTTTTACGTATACATGTAGTACCCCTTTAGAGCGCTTAGCTCTATTCTTTCCTGTTACACGTTCTAACGTTCCTTCTTCCTGTACCGTCGTATATTGTAAGTACACGGGACGTTTAATTTTTGGTCCTAAATCATAGTGTTCATTTAATGCAAACTTTAACGTTTCCTCTACTAAATTTAGTCCAAGTCCGGCTTCAATTAATTTATTCATTCCACCACCAGAGATTCTTGGATTAATCTCTATTAATTTCCAAGTTCCATTTACATAACGCATTTCAATATGACATGCACCATTTTCCATACCGTGAGCCCTTGTAATCTCCGTAACGACATTCTTAATTTCTTCATAACTTATTTTTGTCATTTCTACTGCTAAATAATAACCAGTAATAATAAAACGGTCATTAATATGACTAATTTCTTGCTCTACAACTCCAATAATATTGACGTCTCCATCAACCACAACTACCTCTATAAGGGATTGAGGACCCTCTAAGTACTCTTCAATTATGACCGATTCACCTGGGTATTTTGATTTTAAATGATCGAATTTGCTAGTAAATGTATTAAAATCCTCTATTTTATAAACATCCTTAGAGCCAGTAGAACTCGGCGATTTTATAATTCCCGGTAAAAAATCCTTTAGAGATTCTTTATTATACGTTTGATCCGTATTCAATACTTTAAACATCGGTGCATAAGGTGTGTCACTCATCGCATTTCTAGACTTAACCTTATTCTCCATTTTGAATACGGCATCAGTTGTAAACCTCCCTAATCCAAAAAAATCAGCTAAACGACACGCCATGTAACAATGTGAATCTACAAAACTTATGACAGTTTTAATATCTAGCCCTTTAAATTCAAACTTTTTTATAATTGATTTTAATTCATCATAATCGTCTATATTGCAGAGTTTCATTAAATGGACATCTGGATATTCTTCTCGTTGACGTATTTGTTTTTCTTTATCAGTAAGTAAAATCGTATAGTACCCCAGACGATCTGCTGCCTTAATTGCCTCCCGGCTAGAACCAGATTTCTGGGTACCAATAAAAATAATTGTTTTCATTGGTATACAAACCCCCTTATTTTTAGTTTATGTTTCTAACGTTTCTTTGCCAAATATAAACAGTACTGTATCATATTTTTTACTACATCTAGCTCTAAATAAAATGCAGGTGGACATCCAGGACGCCAATTGACCTCATACACCCAAATTTTCTTCTTCTTATCTAACCCTATATCAATTCCAATCTCATCTATTTGTTCATCAAAATACTTCTTTTGAATTTCCTCCATATGACTCGCAAGTTGTAATGAAAATCGCTCTAAATATTGCTTAACATCATAATACTCATCACCAAACTCCTGTTTTAAAAAAGGTACTAAGTAATTTGTAGCACCTCCAGAATTAATATTTGTTATGATACTATCACTTAAATTAATTCTAGGATAAATTGATGTAATCACCCAGTTATTATTGCCATC is a genomic window containing:
- a CDS encoding ATP-grasp domain-containing protein, translating into MKTIIFIGTQKSGSSREAIKAADRLGYYTILLTDKEKQIRQREEYPDVHLMKLCNIDDYDELKSIIKKFEFKGLDIKTVISFVDSHCYMACRLADFFGLGRFTTDAVFKMENKVKSRNAMSDTPYAPMFKVLNTDQTYNKESLKDFLPGIIKSPSSTGSKDVYKIEDFNTFTSKFDHLKSKYPGESVIIEEYLEGPQSLIEVVVVDGDVNIIGVVEQEISHINDRFIITGYYLAVEMTKISYEEIKNVVTEITRAHGMENGACHIEMRYVNGTWKLIEINPRISGGGMNKLIEAGLGLNLVEETLKFALNEHYDLGPKIKRPVYLQYTTVQEEGTLERVTGKNRAKRSKGVLHVYVKPRKGNTIMLPRSMGHRYAYVLATGEHEVETIENAKSAIREIEFIVDKEDEKNS